The following proteins come from a genomic window of Sander vitreus isolate 19-12246 chromosome 14, sanVit1, whole genome shotgun sequence:
- the ndufs5 gene encoding NADH dehydrogenase [ubiquinone] iron-sulfur protein 5 → MPFVDLQSRLGINLDSWLLLQSGHQPNKRAARCHAFEKEWIECAHDIGQIRAKKECQLEFEDFYECMHRQKTHQRLYAIRQQRDKMMKEGTYTPPPCHAGKADESP, encoded by the exons ATGCCGTTTGTGGACCTTCAGTCACGGCTTGGTATTAACCTGGACAGCTGGCTACTGCTGCAGAGCGGACACCAGCCCAATAAGAGGGCGGCGCGCTGCCACGCCTTTGAGAAGGAGTGGATTGAATGTGCCCACGACATTGGGCAGATCCGCGCCAAGAAGGAGTGCCAGCTGGAGTTTGAGGACTTCTATGAGTGCATGCACAGGCAGAAGACG CACCAGAGGCTGTATGCGATCCGTCAGCAGCGTGACAAGATGATGAAGGAGGGGACCTACACACCGCCACCCTGCCACGCAGGCAAGGCCGACGAGTCACCATGA
- the rnf19b gene encoding E3 ubiquitin-protein ligase RNF19B — MGSEKDSESPHSSVSGVPNPKCRAAGKRQGRISFHSLFHSKRGARGPKGAAAPPLSHNHQHHHTQQQLLSSALSPAPVAASATPTTTTTDTTALQDAASSTPSKPLSSSQLSLARAPSSGDANLLECPLCLVRQPAEQLPELLGCSHRSCLCCLRQYLRIEITESRVQLSCPECAERLAPRQVADILDDAVLLDKYEEFLLRRCLASDPDCRWCPAPDCGFAVIASGCASCPRLVCRREGCGAEFCYHCKQAWHPNQTCDSARQQRAQSLHTHSSHSPSYTQEQGPADDIKPCPRCGAYIIKMNDGSCNHMTCAVCGCEFCWLCMKEISDLHYLSPSGCTFWGKKPWSRKKKILWQLGTLIGAPVGITLIAGIAVPAMVIGIPVYVGRKIYAHYELKKASRHRRNLAITGGVALSIITAPVIAAVSVGIGVPIMLAYVYGVVPISLCRGGGCGVSRGKGRGVRIDFDDDDGPITVADAWRALKSPSLGESSLDGAVSGLSTTSPSEGLSMAPGTLGDTPHFNTLAGGALGTRSGKYSRLEVQAGELAKESAPRDTGSLGAGSDCASTRGMAGSIISSYTLPDRECTNLEIQVDIETKPSHLCLTSEEDLTPPPGSVAMATVTGVEEPQDCSSRRGGALSGSVSGLSPGVSMRDGLRDVTLAQPESIRSDLEMSDTQSDDIAELTSDDCDSPHPKSCHLAAGQQPPSCRALNPSEGLHCPAESNIILYV; from the exons ATGGGATCAGAAAAGGACTCAGAGTCGCCTCACTCCTCGGTGAGTGGTGTCCCCAACCCTAAGTGCCGTGCAGCGGGCAAACGTCAGGGCCGCATCTCCTTTCACAGCCTCTTCCACAGCAAACGGGGAGCCAGGGGCCCCAAAGGAGCAGCAGCCCCCCCTTTATCCCACAATCACCAACATCACCACACACAACAACAGCTTCTCTCTTCAGCCTTGAGCCCAGCACCTGTTGCAGCCTCTGCTACGCCCACAACGACCACCACAGACACCACTGCCCTCCAGGACGCTGCCTCCAGCACGCCCTCAAAGCCGCTGTCCTCCAGCCAGCTGTCCCTGGCCCGAGCCCCTTCCTCTGGGGACGCCAACCTCCTGGAGTGCCCTCTGTGCCTGGTGCGCCAGCCCGCTGAACAGCTCCCCGAGCTGCTGGGGTGCAGCCACCGCTCCTGCCTCTGCTGCCTGCGGCAATACCTCCGCATTGAAATCACAGAGAGTCGAGTCCAGCTCAGCTGCCCCGAGTGTGCCGAAAGACTGGCCCCGCGACAGGTGGCGGACATCTTGGATGACGCGGTCCTGCTGGACAAGTATGAGGAGTTCCTGCTGCGGAGGTGCCTCGCCTCCGATCCAGACTGCCGATGGTGCCCGGCGCCTGACTGCGG GTTTGCCGTCATCGCCTCGGGCTGTGCCAGCTGTCCCAGGTTGGTGTGTCGCAGAGAGGGATGTGGTGCCGAGTTCTGCTACCACTGCAAACAGGCCTGGCATCCCAACCAGACCTGCGACTCGGCCCGCCAACAGAGGGCgcaatctctgcacacccacaGCAGCCACTCACCCAGCTACACACAGGAGCAGGGACCCG CTGATGACATCAAGCCCTGCCCTCGCTGTGGTGCCTACATCATCAAGATGAACGATGGCAGCTGCAATCACATGACCTGCGCCGTCTGCGGCTGCGAGTTCTGTTGGCTCTGCATGAAGGAGATCTCTGACCTGCACTACCTCAG TCCATCTGGCTGCACATTCTGGGGGAAGAAGCCTTGGAGCAGGAAGAAGAAGATTTTGTGGCAGCTGGGCACCCTGATCGGAGCTCCAGTCGGCATCACCCTCATCGCAGGCATCGCTGTTCCCGCCATGGTCATCGGCATCCCCGTTTACGTCGGCCGCAAG ATCTACGCCCACTACGAGCTGAAGAAGGCGTCTCGTCACAGGAGGAACCTGGCCATCACAGGAGGCGTGGCCCTGTCAATCATCACCGCCCCTGTCATCGCAGCCGTCAGCGTCG GTATCGGTGTGCCCATCATGTTGGCCTACGTGTACGGCGTGGTGCCCATTTCTCTGTGTCGAGGGGGAGGCTGTGGTGTCAGCCGAGGGAAGGGGCGAGGTGTACGCATTGACTTTGATGATGACGATGGTCCAATCACAG TGGCGGATGCGTGGCGAGCCCTCAAGTCCCCGAGCCTCGGTGAGAGCAGTCTGGACGGGGCGGTCAGCGGTCTGAGCACCACCTCTCCCAGCGAGGGGCTCTCCATGGCCCCTGGGACTCTGGGTGACACACCCCACTTTAACACCCTGGCAGGTGGCGCTCTGGGAACCCGCAGCGGCAAGTACAGCAG GCTGGAGGTGCAGGCAGGCGAGCTGGCTAAAGAGTCAGCCCCGAGGGACACAGGCAGCCTGGGAGCCGGCAGCGACTGTGCCAGCACCCGGGGAATGGCTGGATCCATCATCTCATCCTACACACTACCTGACAG GGAGTGCACCAACCTAGAGATCCAGGTGGACATTGAGACCAAACCCAGCCATCTCTGCCTGACCAGCGAAGAGGACCTAACCCCACCCCCTGGCTCTGTTGCCATGGCGACCGTCACAGGCGTGGAGGAGCCTCAGGACTGCAGCTCCAGAAGAGGCGGGGCTTTGTCTGGCTCGGTGTCGGGACTGTCACCGGGAGTGTCAATGAGAGACGGACTCCGAGACGTCACCCTGGCTCAACCGGAGAGCATCCGCAGTGACCTGGAGATGTCGGACACTCAATCAGACGACATCGCAGAGCTGACGTCAGACGACTGTGACTCCCCTCACCCGAAAAGCTGTCACCTGGCAGCCGGCCAGCAGCCCCCCTCCTGCCGAGCCCTGAACCCCTCCGAAGGCCTTCACTGTCCCGCAGAGAGCAACATCATCCTCTACGTCTGA